One genomic window of Prochlorococcus sp. MIT 0801 includes the following:
- a CDS encoding aminotransferase class V-fold PLP-dependent enzyme: protein MNPFASPQNLDKELRSLLAQASSNLCDWFAESASEGPMPDSFELPVVYPAKEGVSNEVLLSELQSLMDGSYRPSHPGSLAHLDPPPLSASIVGELICAGLNNNLLADELSPSLSSLERNLCKWFCQKLGLGDLSGGVAASGGSLSNLMALVMARNISGLETDPKAVFFASHDCHVSFSKAFRIMGLNQQSLQKVSTDENGALKISSLRTSLNKIKSQGKKCFAVVATAGTTVRGAIDPLSEIAKFCKKENVWLHVDGAIGGIYGLSEMTSEIVQGLGFADSLTINPQKLLGIPKTSSLLLVANKKHLSSTFSTGLPYAEPITGDDFHGGELGIQGTRSAESLKLWIGLRQLGEEGIEKILLSSIKRRCYLESIIDQSKFKIISGPLHLLAFTPINYSSSQASDWSIKTRNSLLANKFMLSRPMYGDRYYLKAVMGNPNTKFEDLQMLANLINQSIS, encoded by the coding sequence TTGAATCCTTTCGCATCCCCTCAAAACTTAGATAAAGAACTGCGTTCTTTACTTGCTCAGGCCTCAAGTAATCTTTGTGATTGGTTTGCTGAATCAGCCAGCGAAGGTCCAATGCCCGATTCATTTGAATTGCCAGTGGTCTATCCCGCAAAAGAAGGTGTTTCTAATGAAGTTTTACTGAGCGAACTCCAATCACTAATGGATGGTTCCTATCGACCATCGCATCCAGGATCTCTTGCACATTTGGATCCACCTCCTCTATCAGCTTCAATAGTAGGAGAACTAATTTGTGCAGGTTTAAATAATAATCTTTTAGCCGATGAGTTATCCCCTAGCTTGTCTTCCTTGGAAAGAAACCTATGTAAATGGTTTTGTCAGAAACTAGGTCTTGGTGATTTGTCTGGAGGCGTAGCCGCTAGCGGTGGGAGTTTGAGTAATTTAATGGCTTTGGTAATGGCAAGAAATATTTCTGGTCTAGAAACTGATCCTAAGGCTGTTTTTTTTGCAAGTCATGATTGTCATGTTTCATTCTCAAAAGCTTTTAGAATTATGGGGCTTAACCAGCAATCTCTACAAAAAGTTTCTACAGATGAAAATGGTGCATTAAAAATTTCTAGTTTACGAACAAGTTTAAATAAAATTAAATCTCAGGGGAAGAAATGCTTTGCTGTCGTTGCGACAGCTGGAACTACTGTAAGAGGCGCTATTGATCCACTTTCTGAGATCGCTAAATTTTGTAAAAAAGAGAATGTTTGGCTTCATGTTGATGGTGCAATTGGTGGCATTTATGGTTTATCAGAAATGACTTCAGAAATTGTTCAAGGATTAGGTTTCGCTGATTCTTTAACTATAAATCCACAGAAATTATTGGGAATCCCAAAAACTTCTTCTTTATTACTCGTAGCCAATAAAAAGCATCTTTCTTCTACATTTTCAACCGGACTCCCTTATGCCGAGCCAATTACAGGGGATGATTTTCATGGAGGAGAACTTGGAATTCAAGGTACTAGATCCGCCGAGTCATTGAAATTGTGGATTGGATTAAGACAATTAGGTGAAGAGGGTATTGAAAAAATACTTTTGAGCTCAATTAAAAGAAGATGTTATTTAGAATCAATAATTGATCAATCAAAATTTAAAATAATATCAGGTCCTCTTCATCTTTTAGCTTTTACACCTATTAATTATAGTTCTTCTCAAGCATCCGATTGGTCTATAAAAACAAGAAACTCTTTGTTAGCTAATAAGTTTATGCTTTCTAGACCAATGTATGGAGATAGATATTATTTAAAAGCTGTTATGGGAAACCCAAATACTAAATTTGAAGATTTACAAATGTTAGCTAATCTGATTAATCAGTCAATTAGTTGA
- a CDS encoding pitrilysin family protein — protein sequence MNIILDKLNSKNIMSAKLWIEDGSRNDPKDKKGIHQLLSSTMLRGCGPYNNKQIAEIVESCGASLNCDTYEDGILISLKCVENDAYTLFPLIGWMITKPLLQVDQFDLEKDLTIKAIKRQKESTYQLAFDAWRKMIYGDGPYGHDPLGSINDIKKINKEHILPIASSLIHRKKNLVISGKFPINLDKYIENSIEFMGISKNINKQKKTINNVNKTERLLKQKRSICTHSLNTKQVILLLGKATIRYDNKSDILLRLLSCYLGYGMSSLLFKVLREKYGVVYEAGVYHPIRESQTPFIMHASTSEEKGNITLQLLKECWEKIINCEISPEELYLVKMKYRGQMAHSLQSISQRAEHKAHLLGIGLTKDHDKEILKRLESITSKEIKDAANRYLKNPFLSVCSNKEVIRKIVKDWKV from the coding sequence ATGAACATAATTCTAGACAAACTTAATAGCAAAAATATAATGTCTGCCAAACTATGGATAGAAGACGGGAGTAGGAATGATCCAAAAGATAAAAAAGGAATTCATCAACTATTAAGCTCAACAATGCTTAGAGGTTGTGGACCATACAATAATAAGCAGATCGCTGAAATTGTAGAAAGTTGTGGTGCAAGTTTAAACTGTGATACATACGAAGATGGTATTTTAATAAGTCTTAAATGTGTCGAAAATGATGCGTATACACTTTTCCCTTTAATTGGATGGATGATTACAAAACCTTTACTTCAAGTAGATCAGTTTGACTTAGAAAAAGATCTAACAATAAAAGCCATTAAAAGACAAAAAGAGAGTACATATCAACTAGCTTTTGATGCCTGGAGAAAGATGATATATGGAGATGGACCTTATGGACATGACCCACTAGGATCGATTAATGATATAAAGAAAATTAATAAAGAACATATATTGCCAATCGCAAGCTCATTAATTCATAGAAAAAAGAACTTGGTAATTTCAGGAAAGTTTCCAATTAACTTAGATAAATATATAGAAAATTCAATTGAATTTATGGGGATTAGTAAAAATATTAACAAGCAAAAGAAAACAATTAACAATGTAAACAAAACCGAACGTCTACTTAAACAAAAAAGAAGTATTTGCACACATTCATTAAATACTAAACAAGTCATTCTGCTACTTGGTAAGGCAACAATTAGATATGATAATAAATCTGATATTTTGCTTAGATTATTATCATGTTACTTAGGTTATGGAATGTCAAGTTTATTATTTAAGGTCCTCAGAGAAAAGTATGGAGTAGTTTATGAAGCAGGGGTTTATCATCCTATTAGAGAGAGTCAAACACCATTTATTATGCACGCTTCTACAAGTGAAGAGAAAGGAAACATTACTCTTCAATTACTAAAAGAGTGTTGGGAAAAAATTATCAATTGTGAAATCTCTCCTGAAGAATTATATCTTGTAAAAATGAAATATCGAGGTCAAATGGCTCATTCTTTGCAGAGTATTAGTCAAAGAGCTGAGCACAAAGCCCATCTTTTAGGAATTGGGCTAACAAAGGATCACGATAAAGAAATTCTGAAAAGACTCGAAAGTATAACTAGTAAAGAAATCAAGGATGCAGCAAATAGATATTTAAAGAACCCATTTCTAAGCGTATGTAGTAACAAAGAAGTTATTCGAAAAATCGTTAAAGACTGGAAAGTTTAA
- the lspA gene encoding signal peptidase II — protein sequence MTSFNRKSIKIISYSFYIVLLDQVTKFLVLNTLGFQRSQNIIPNLLNLTLVRNSGAAFSLLSNSTSLLTIISILASLLLITVILRFPPRSKWNLIGLAYLLGGTLGNGIDRLFKGYVLDFLDLVPINFPIFNVADISINIALICFTIDIIKTKDKSQLKY from the coding sequence ATGACTTCATTTAACAGGAAAAGTATTAAGATCATCTCTTATTCTTTTTATATTGTTTTATTAGATCAAGTTACTAAGTTTTTAGTATTAAATACATTAGGGTTTCAAAGATCTCAAAACATTATTCCTAATCTTTTAAATCTCACCCTAGTAAGAAACAGCGGTGCTGCATTTAGTCTTCTAAGCAATTCCACAAGCCTTCTTACTATTATAAGCATTCTGGCCTCATTATTATTAATCACCGTTATATTAAGATTTCCACCAAGATCTAAATGGAATTTGATAGGACTTGCCTATCTTTTAGGTGGTACTTTAGGTAACGGAATTGATAGATTGTTCAAAGGTTATGTTCTAGATTTTCTAGATCTAGTTCCAATTAATTTTCCTATTTTTAATGTAGCAGATATATCAATAAACATTGCTTTAATTTGTTTTACAATCGATATAATTAAAACTAAAGATAAGTCGCAATTAAAGTATTAA
- a CDS encoding NAD(P)H dehydrogenase assembly family protein yields the protein MKFSVGEKVSLQVPLPYLKTSDAISMLRPPDLVSLDEVGVIVGIRANDLLEVKFRRGNFLIPSERLKIVAMDD from the coding sequence ATGAAATTTTCAGTTGGAGAAAAAGTATCCTTACAAGTTCCTTTGCCATATTTGAAGACATCCGATGCTATATCAATGCTCAGACCCCCAGATCTAGTATCTCTTGATGAAGTTGGGGTGATTGTTGGAATAAGAGCAAATGACTTATTAGAAGTAAAATTTAGAAGGGGTAATTTCTTGATTCCTTCTGAAAGACTTAAGATTGTGGCTATGGATGACTGA
- a CDS encoding DUF697 domain-containing protein, giving the protein MKILNSRKIILYILIILISLIIIGLVGAIIRLINIPAILITVLIIVGLSYSKKIDWLQNSLRSIFKIKKEKESLDLKLISKKEAADKSLKSIDYLITLINDKVKAKALKDEKDRVSLELDRGDIILVVFGIGSSGKTSLIRALLKKIVGKVSPEMGSTTEKETFRLKLKGLTRGIKIIDTPGILEAGIGGREREKSALIEASKSDLMLVVIEGDLRSEETRIIRSLSKSGKRLLLVLNKIDLRGESEEKRLIEILNSRCNDFINPNDIICTSASPQTIAVAGKKPYQPAPEINSLIRRLANILHEEGEELIADNILLQCSNIGKEGKKLLIKQRTQSAKKCIDNYGWLSSGVLILTPLPVLDMIAAAAVNAQMVIEIAKIHGVELTNERAKNLALSVGKILATMGLVKGGVSLISSTLSLSLPTLVISKVIQGISVSWLTRIAGASFITYFQQDQDWGDGGIQEVVEYHYNLNKRDEYFKSFIRRAYERVIDPLVEKNLKKLPPRSRPPKEGDSSDL; this is encoded by the coding sequence ATGAAAATCCTTAACTCAAGAAAAATAATATTATATATATTGATAATATTAATTAGCTTGATAATTATAGGTTTGGTTGGAGCAATAATTAGATTAATAAATATACCTGCCATATTAATTACAGTATTAATAATAGTTGGTTTAAGTTATTCGAAAAAAATAGATTGGTTGCAAAACAGTCTAAGATCAATATTTAAAATAAAGAAAGAGAAGGAATCATTAGATTTAAAGTTAATTAGCAAAAAAGAAGCCGCAGATAAATCATTAAAAAGTATTGATTATTTAATCACATTAATCAATGATAAAGTCAAGGCCAAGGCCTTAAAGGATGAAAAGGATAGAGTTTCATTAGAGTTAGATAGAGGAGATATTATTTTAGTAGTTTTTGGAATTGGCTCAAGCGGTAAAACATCATTAATAAGAGCTCTATTAAAAAAAATAGTAGGTAAAGTTAGTCCTGAAATGGGTTCAACGACAGAGAAAGAAACCTTCCGGCTAAAGCTTAAAGGACTTACAAGGGGGATAAAAATAATTGATACCCCCGGTATACTAGAAGCTGGCATAGGGGGTAGAGAAAGGGAAAAGAGTGCCTTAATAGAGGCAAGTAAATCTGATTTAATGTTAGTAGTAATTGAAGGTGATTTACGTTCTGAAGAAACAAGAATAATTAGGAGTTTGTCAAAATCAGGGAAAAGACTTTTACTCGTTTTAAATAAAATAGATTTAAGAGGAGAAAGTGAAGAAAAAAGATTAATTGAAATACTAAATTCTAGATGTAATGATTTTATTAATCCTAATGACATTATTTGTACATCAGCCTCACCTCAGACAATTGCTGTCGCTGGTAAAAAGCCCTATCAGCCAGCCCCTGAAATCAACAGTTTAATTAGAAGATTAGCAAATATCCTACATGAAGAAGGTGAAGAATTAATTGCAGATAATATATTACTTCAGTGCAGCAATATTGGAAAAGAAGGAAAAAAGTTATTAATCAAACAAAGAACTCAATCAGCCAAAAAATGTATAGATAATTATGGGTGGCTCAGCAGTGGTGTATTAATACTTACTCCTCTTCCTGTCTTAGATATGATTGCTGCAGCGGCTGTAAATGCACAAATGGTAATAGAAATAGCTAAAATACATGGTGTAGAACTTACAAATGAAAGGGCAAAGAATTTAGCACTTTCGGTAGGAAAAATACTTGCAACTATGGGTTTAGTTAAAGGTGGAGTTTCTTTAATAAGTTCAACATTAAGTTTATCACTACCAACATTAGTTATTAGTAAAGTAATTCAAGGTATTAGTGTATCTTGGCTTACCAGGATTGCAGGAGCAAGTTTCATTACTTATTTCCAACAAGATCAAGACTGGGGAGATGGAGGAATACAAGAAGTTGTTGAATATCATTACAACTTAAACAAAAGGGACGAATATTTTAAAAGTTTTATTCGTAGGGCTTATGAAAGAGTTATTGATCCGCTAGTTGAAAAGAATTTGAAAAAGCTACCACCGAGATCAAGGCCTCCGAAGGAGGGGGACTCATCGGACCTCTAA
- a CDS encoding biotin transporter BioY — translation MHKFTSWTQAITGVMLIIICSMIPSSIISPQEDLSLSITPLHSNWQIQGVLLTSLVCGPQIGTISAISYLIIGLFYLPVFHGGGSVGYILTHEFGYLLGFIPAAWICGFLAKKETKANLINYSLYTATSLCAVHIIGIIYLIIGKVFGKWLENLSDLILINTFIPLPTQLLLCISISLLSIFLRRVLIIK, via the coding sequence TTGCACAAATTTACAAGTTGGACTCAAGCAATAACAGGCGTAATGCTAATCATAATATGCTCAATGATACCATCATCAATAATTTCCCCTCAAGAAGACCTATCTCTCTCAATTACCCCACTACATAGCAATTGGCAAATCCAAGGAGTCCTTTTGACTTCACTCGTTTGCGGACCCCAAATAGGAACAATTTCTGCAATTTCCTATCTGATTATAGGTTTATTCTATTTGCCTGTTTTTCATGGAGGGGGTAGTGTTGGTTATATCTTAACTCATGAATTTGGGTACTTATTAGGATTTATTCCAGCGGCATGGATATGTGGTTTCTTAGCTAAAAAAGAGACCAAAGCTAATTTAATTAATTATTCACTCTATACTGCCACGTCATTATGTGCTGTGCATATCATAGGAATTATTTATCTAATTATTGGGAAAGTATTTGGGAAGTGGTTAGAGAATTTATCTGATCTTATTTTAATAAATACTTTTATACCTTTGCCAACTCAACTATTACTATGCATATCAATAAGTCTATTATCTATATTCTTAAGAAGAGTCTTAATAATAAAATGA
- a CDS encoding nucleoside deaminase produces MTRLLTKARLVGERGEVPIAAVILDKKGRCIGYGGNRRESMKDPLGHAELVALRQASWIKNDWRFNDCTLIVNLEPCPMCAGALIQARMGKIIYGSEDPKRGALGGTINLAEHKSAHHNMLIERGIMEEESRKIIVDWFKDKRLIARENFVI; encoded by the coding sequence ATGACAAGATTGCTAACGAAAGCAAGACTTGTAGGAGAAAGAGGTGAGGTTCCTATTGCTGCAGTTATTCTCGACAAAAAAGGTAGGTGTATTGGCTATGGGGGGAACAGGAGAGAATCAATGAAAGATCCTTTAGGTCATGCTGAGTTAGTAGCTCTTCGCCAAGCTTCTTGGATTAAAAATGATTGGAGATTTAATGACTGTACTTTGATAGTAAATTTAGAGCCATGTCCCATGTGCGCAGGCGCATTAATACAAGCAAGGATGGGGAAGATTATCTATGGTTCTGAAGATCCAAAGAGAGGCGCGCTAGGTGGAACTATTAATCTAGCGGAACATAAAAGTGCTCATCACAACATGTTGATTGAAAGAGGAATAATGGAAGAAGAATCTAGGAAGATTATCGTGGATTGGTTTAAAGATAAAAGATTAATAGCTAGAGAAAATTTTGTTATCTAA
- a CDS encoding alanine--glyoxylate aminotransferase family protein, producing the protein MNRSVFLATQILPSVDNQHRKDFGPTVSPERLLLGPGPSNADPAVLKALSQPPIGHLDPFYVELMSEVQELLRYAWQTSNRLTLPMSGTGSAAMEATLANVVESEDTVLVAIKGYFGHRLADMAGRYKANVETIHKDWGNAFSLEEIEDALRKHTPAVFAIVHAETSTGVCQPMDGIGDLCRKYNCLLLVDTVTSLGGVPLYLDEWKIDLAYSCSQKGLSCPPGLGPFSMNERAENKMSNRKDKVPNWYLDVSLLNKYWGSDRVYHHTAPVNMNFGIREALRLLAEEGLEVSWDRHSTNAKSLWNSLENIGLELHVKEELRLPTLTTVKIPEGVDGKAFTKHLLNNFGVEIGGGLGDLAGKVWRIGLMGYNSTSANVDKIINIFETELPKFR; encoded by the coding sequence ATTAATCGATCTGTTTTCTTGGCCACTCAAATTCTTCCTTCTGTTGATAATCAACATCGTAAAGATTTTGGTCCAACTGTTTCTCCTGAAAGGCTATTGCTTGGGCCAGGCCCATCAAACGCAGATCCTGCTGTTTTGAAAGCGCTCTCTCAGCCTCCCATTGGTCATTTAGATCCTTTTTATGTGGAATTGATGAGTGAGGTTCAAGAATTGCTTAGATATGCTTGGCAAACTAGCAATCGATTAACACTTCCAATGAGTGGTACAGGAAGTGCCGCAATGGAGGCAACATTAGCAAATGTCGTTGAGTCAGAAGATACGGTATTAGTAGCTATCAAAGGATATTTTGGACATCGACTTGCTGACATGGCAGGTAGATATAAAGCGAATGTAGAAACAATTCATAAAGATTGGGGTAATGCATTTTCACTTGAGGAAATAGAAGATGCACTGAGGAAACATACCCCAGCTGTTTTCGCAATTGTTCATGCGGAAACCTCAACAGGTGTATGTCAACCCATGGATGGAATTGGTGATTTATGCAGAAAATATAATTGTTTACTTCTTGTAGACACAGTAACTTCTTTGGGAGGTGTTCCTCTTTATTTAGATGAATGGAAAATTGATCTGGCTTACAGTTGTAGTCAGAAAGGATTAAGTTGCCCTCCAGGATTAGGTCCTTTTTCAATGAATGAGAGAGCCGAAAATAAAATGTCTAATAGAAAAGACAAAGTTCCTAATTGGTATTTAGATGTCTCTTTGCTTAATAAGTATTGGGGTAGTGATCGTGTATATCATCATACGGCTCCCGTAAATATGAATTTTGGCATTCGAGAAGCGCTTAGATTGTTAGCGGAAGAAGGATTAGAAGTCTCATGGGATAGACATAGTACAAATGCAAAATCGCTTTGGAATTCGTTGGAAAATATTGGTTTAGAATTACACGTTAAAGAAGAATTACGCTTGCCTACCCTAACAACAGTCAAAATACCTGAGGGAGTAGATGGTAAGGCATTTACTAAGCATTTGCTAAATAATTTTGGAGTGGAGATAGGTGGTGGCTTAGGTGATCTGGCTGGAAAAGTATGGAGAATTGGTTTGATGGGATATAATTCCACCTCTGCAAATGTAGATAAGATAATAAATATTTTTGAAACTGAATTACCTAAGTTTAGATAA